The proteins below are encoded in one region of Cytobacillus sp. IB215665:
- a CDS encoding suppressor of fused domain protein, with protein MAIKWIVAAIIGLIIVWKVGKTILEGVREGIKEGVEEAKEELKHEEDEHEKTYESLWSTAYQKSDEERFGIALKAMFVEFYMHGPILQLDWNEDNSVYLFTEVLPEDKLEFLKKKFKDEWGINDRGTLLKQIYWLKYEGHRFQYETKTNNMHIEAAAFDFAREAMLVCDGVAFGYITGDEGKVLLKKISIKTANMFSGWKEYAESFMTGATFWMQQVSLNKKMEKRYHKTLNWLLENPLSPWVKIPWGTDSLLSSHPMDIDARDIIEDHIETYIGEIKNLYVEEVSDTVSIDIYHIEATEARPFHTFITMGMSDLPIHELPDGWKYSELMMSVPAEWEVSNEGFTNEDNYFPIRLLKYLAKNPHLNKEEEPLSLWSINQHAPAEPFTNNIKMTGSILLPPLLFDREFFEVDINIQKKVHFFNVLPLYSDEITYLLANEEKSLLMQNNEIPHVFNPTRKSLLTELEKINLKQEDQQDTQKIGFY; from the coding sequence ATGGCAATCAAATGGATTGTAGCAGCAATCATTGGTCTTATTATTGTTTGGAAAGTAGGAAAAACTATTTTAGAAGGAGTTAGAGAAGGCATAAAGGAAGGTGTTGAAGAAGCCAAAGAAGAGTTAAAACACGAAGAAGACGAACATGAAAAAACATATGAATCATTATGGAGTACAGCATACCAAAAATCTGATGAAGAAAGATTTGGAATCGCCTTAAAAGCGATGTTTGTAGAATTTTATATGCATGGTCCAATTCTACAATTAGATTGGAATGAAGATAATTCAGTATATTTGTTTACAGAAGTCTTACCTGAGGACAAACTAGAATTTCTTAAAAAGAAATTTAAAGATGAATGGGGAATCAATGATAGAGGAACATTGTTAAAACAAATTTACTGGCTAAAATACGAAGGGCACCGCTTTCAGTATGAAACAAAAACGAATAACATGCATATCGAGGCAGCTGCATTCGATTTTGCACGTGAAGCTATGTTAGTATGTGATGGCGTCGCGTTCGGTTATATTACAGGAGATGAAGGCAAGGTGTTATTGAAAAAAATATCTATCAAAACAGCCAACATGTTCTCAGGCTGGAAAGAGTATGCAGAAAGTTTTATGACAGGCGCAACATTTTGGATGCAACAAGTAAGCTTAAATAAAAAAATGGAGAAAAGATATCATAAAACGTTAAACTGGTTACTAGAAAACCCTTTAAGCCCTTGGGTAAAAATCCCATGGGGAACAGACAGCTTACTTTCTTCGCATCCTATGGATATAGATGCTAGAGACATAATTGAAGACCATATTGAGACATACATAGGGGAGATTAAAAATCTATATGTAGAAGAAGTTTCTGACACTGTTAGCATCGATATATATCATATAGAAGCCACTGAAGCTAGACCTTTCCATACTTTTATCACCATGGGCATGAGCGACCTCCCTATTCATGAATTACCGGATGGTTGGAAATATAGTGAACTAATGATGTCGGTGCCTGCAGAATGGGAAGTGTCTAACGAAGGATTCACAAACGAGGATAACTACTTTCCAATCCGATTACTTAAATACCTTGCTAAAAACCCTCACTTAAATAAAGAGGAGGAGCCACTGTCTTTGTGGAGTATCAACCAGCATGCTCCAGCGGAACCTTTTACAAATAATATTAAGATGACAGGATCTATATTACTTCCACCTTTGTTGTTTGATAGAGAATTTTTTGAAGTTGATATAAATATACAAAAGAAGGTTCATTTCTTTAATGTTCTTCCTTTGTACTCCGATGAAATAACCTATTTATTAGCTAATGAAGAAAAATCATTGTTAATGCAAAACAATGAGATACCTCATGTTTTCAACCCTACTAGAAAAAGTTTACTTACTGAACTTGAAAAAATAAACTTAAAACAAGAGGATCAACAGGATACACAAAAAATCGGTTTTTATTAA
- the spoVK gene encoding stage V sporulation protein K, which translates to MNQPMTMKNNGQINIILNNQQKKIEVKRHQQTDVYNKPFPSQHNILKEIEDELLSLVGMEEIKRIVKEIYAWIFINKKREEEGLKPGKQVLHMMFKGNPGTGKTTVARLLGKLFVRMNVLSKGHLIEAERADLVGEYIGHTAQKTRELIKRAMGGILFIDEAYSLARGGEKDFGKEAIDTLVKHMEDKQNEFILILAGYSKEMEHFLSLNPGLYSRFPLVIDFPDYTVDQLMEIASRMISERDYTFHQEAEWKLRNHLLSIRNSLHPASFSNGRYVRNVIEKSVRVQAMRLLFQEELDRKQLMTINSEDLLINDI; encoded by the coding sequence TTGAATCAACCTATGACGATGAAAAATAATGGTCAAATTAATATTATACTTAATAATCAACAAAAGAAAATTGAGGTTAAACGACATCAACAAACTGATGTATATAATAAGCCGTTCCCTTCTCAACATAATATACTTAAAGAAATTGAAGATGAACTACTTTCTCTTGTTGGAATGGAAGAGATCAAACGGATTGTTAAAGAAATATATGCATGGATATTTATTAACAAGAAACGTGAGGAAGAGGGGTTAAAACCAGGTAAACAAGTGTTGCATATGATGTTCAAAGGTAATCCTGGAACAGGAAAAACAACTGTTGCCAGATTACTTGGGAAACTATTTGTTCGTATGAATGTGTTATCGAAAGGACATCTGATTGAGGCTGAAAGGGCAGATTTAGTAGGAGAATATATTGGGCATACTGCACAAAAAACTCGCGAGCTTATTAAACGTGCTATGGGAGGAATCTTATTCATAGATGAGGCATACTCACTTGCTCGTGGTGGGGAAAAAGACTTTGGCAAAGAAGCAATTGATACATTAGTCAAGCATATGGAAGACAAACAAAATGAATTTATTTTAATACTAGCTGGATATTCAAAAGAAATGGAGCATTTTTTATCGCTCAATCCGGGGCTATATTCTAGGTTCCCATTAGTTATAGATTTTCCAGACTATACTGTGGACCAATTGATGGAAATTGCTTCAAGAATGATCTCAGAAAGAGATTATACTTTTCACCAAGAAGCTGAGTGGAAATTACGCAATCATTTACTGTCTATTAGAAATTCTTTACATCCTGCTTCTTTTAGCAATGGACGTTATGTTAGAAATGTTATAGAAAAGTCAGTTCGTGTTCAAGCAATGAGATTATTATTTCAAGAAGAACTCGATAGAAAACAGCTAATGACCATTAATAGTGAGGACTTATTAATTAATGATATATAA